TGTCCCTCAGTTGGGGTTTGTCGGATGCACTCTCGTGATGAGGATTTGGGATGTGGGGAGGAGACCACAGAGGCGATGTGGTCTTCTCATTGCATCATCTCAGGGCTGACGTGACATCACTGGTGAGGCCGACCTCAGTCACCTGGTTAACGTGGTGTCTGCCAGATTCTTCCACTGTCAAGTTActattttccctcccctcccctcccttcccctcccctcccttccccttccattcccttttccgagatggagtcttgctctgtcccctagtgtctcccaggctggagtgcaaaggtgtagtctcggctcactgcaacctctgcctttcgggttcaagcgattctcctgcctcagcctcctgagtagctatgattacaggcgcctgccaccatgtccagctgggTGGGCCCGGccaaccagttttttttttgagagatggggtctcggccaagcgcggtggctcacgcctgtaatctcagcactttgggaggccgagacaggcagatcacaaggtcatgacatcgagaccatactggctaacacggtgaaaccctgtctctactaaaaatacaaaaaaacaaattagccaggcgttgtggcaggcgcctgtagtcccagttacttgggaggctgaggtaggagaatggcgtgaacccggtaggcagtggagactgcagtaagcggagatcacgccactgcactccagcctgggcgacagagcgagactccgtctcaaaaaaaaaaaaaaaaaggccgggcgcggtggctcaagcctgtaatcccagcactttgggaggccgagacgggcggatcacgaggtcaggagatcaagaccatcctggctaacatggtgaaaccccgtctctactaaaaaaatacaaaaaactagccgggcgacctggcgggcgcctgtagtcccagctactggggaggctgaggcaggagaatggcgtgaacccgggaggcggagcttgcagtgagctgagatccggccacggcactccagcctgggcgacagagcgagactccgtctcaaaaaaaaaaaaaaaaaaaaaaaaagagatggagtctcactctgttgtctagcctggtctcaaactcctgggctcaagcgattctcttgcctcagcccagcctcccaagtagttgagactataggtgtgtggaaccacatctggctcattttttgtattttctgtagagacaaagtTCACcatcttacccaggctggtctcaaactcctgggttcaagcagtccacctgccttggcctctcaaagtgctagcaTCACAGGCACAAACCACAACGTTCGGCCTAATAATCTTATTCGTTTGACTCATATTTTGCCAGCAACTGTTAGAAAACTccaaataggctgggtgcggtggctcacgcctgtaatcctaacactttaggaggccgaggcaggcggatcacgaggtcaggagtttgagaccagcctggccagcatggtgaaactctgtctctactgaaaatataaaaattagccaggcatggtggcgggcacctgtaatcccagctactcggacactgaggcaggagaatcacttggaacaggaaggcagaggttgcagtgagctgagatcacaccactgcactccagcctgggccaaagagcgaaactccatctcaacaacaacaacaacaaatgtaaATTACAGTAGCTTAAACTGGAAATTTCTCTCTTTCACATAAATAGAGTCCAGTAGAAGCCATGCAGTACTAGCAGGGCAACTCCACAATCATAGAGCTCCCTAGTTctatgggtttgtttgtttgtttgtttgtttgtttgttttgagacagagtaattccagcactttgggaggctgaggcgggtggatcacctgaggtgagaagttcaagaccagcctggccaacacggtgaaaccttgtctctactaaaaatacaaacatgagccaggtgtgatggcacatgcctgtaatcccagctactcgggaggctgaaacaggagaattgcttgaggccgggaagcagaggttgcagtgagccgagatcacaccactgcactccagcctgggtgacagagcaagacttggtctcaataaataaataaataaataaataaataaaatatctgttgGGCCATGTGCACCTGCACACCAACAAGCAAGACCTTCCTCCTGCAAGCTGCCCCCTGGTTTCTCTGCCGATGGCAGTGAAACTTCCTGCGTGATCTTTACTGTCCTCTTCTGTCCACTGTCTCTTTCCCCCGTTCCCCTTCCCAGTTCTGTGCTACTGAGGCCCCTTCCTTGAAGCTGTTCCTGCAGAGGTGTTCGTGCCTCTTATGAGTCCCCATCTTACTTAACATGGATTCCTTCTCCCTGTGTTTCAGTCCTCTTCCCCTGTGGACTCTTGTCTGCCTCTGTGTGTCTGATGCCGGGGCTCCATCCTTGGCCCTCCTCCTGTTCTCCCCCATCTTCTGCGTTGCCAGGGACATCTCATCTAGTGCTTTAGCTTTAGGGACCTCCCAGGGTGTGATGGTTTCAGGTCTGTGcttccccctttcctttctccccagggcttttctgtcttttcaaaaTCTGCCCCATAAGGTCCCATAAGCTCCTCAGGCCTTGTCTAACTCAGAACTCCTGGCTGCCAACCCCTCTCCCCATGGCCTCCAGCCCCAGTGCCCAGGCCAGAAACCCTGGACTCCCGAGTCCCTTTTCTTCCCAACCCACTTCCCGCCCAGCAGCAAATCCCATCGATGGGAGCCCAGAGCTCAGAACTGCCTGTGATCCTTGCTCCTCTCTGTTCTCCTCTGTCCCTCCCGCTCCCTTTTCTCCCTGTACAATTCCTGTAGCCTCCTGGCCTTTCCCCACCACTCCCTCCCTGGGTCTTAGTGCATCTCTCCTTACAGCTCTCCAGCAGAGTCCCATGGCACACAGGACTAAAGCTCTGAGCTATGGCCTCCAAGGACACTGCCCGCCCTTCCCACCTCATCTCAGGCCTCCTTCTCCCTCATCCTCTCTACTCTGACCAGCCCAATCCCCTTGCAGCTTCTCCAGCACACCCAGCTCAGTCCTGTATCACGCCCTTGTGCAGTGTGTGCTCTCTGCCGGGATGCCCTTCCCCCAAAGCTCTCCAGCCAGAGGGACGCTGCCCCTCCAAACACTCTCCATTCTGGGCCCCCTTAGATCGCCAGCTCCAGGGAAGAGGGACTTTGCCTGCCTGAGTGAAATGGAGCCCTCAACCCAAACCTGTTTGTTACTGCCACTCTAGGACACCTTCAGCCCCATCTTCTGGGGAGTGGGGGTCCCTGCACTTGTGCTGTTAATAACAATTGCTCCCAGGGACTACCTAAAGCCACTTCAGTGGCCCCCAAATCCTGCCCCAGCGATGGGTCAGGGTGCCTGTGTGCCCAGAGTTTGAGCAGCTTTGGGATTGGGGGTCAAGCAGAGACTCTAAGTCATGGTTCCAGGCAGAACTGGCTTCACTAGCCTGCAACCTGGGCAGTCACACAGGGCCCCAGGCTCAGAAAGTCCCCATacttgggtttttgttgttgctgtcattttggagtctcactgtgttgcccaggctggagtgcaatggcgcgatctcaactcaccacaacctctgcctcccaggttcaagcaattctactgcttcagcctcccgagtagctgaggttacaggcatgcaccaccacacccagctaatattatttttattttattttatattttattttattttatattttattttatattttactttatttattttattttattttattatttgagatggagtctcgctctgttgcccaggctggagtgcagtggcacgatcttggctcactgtaaattctgcctcccgggttcacgccattctcctacctcagcctcccaagtagctgggactacaggcgcccgccaccacgcccggctaattttttgtatttttcgtagagactaggacgaggttttaccatgttagccaggaaggtctcgatcgcctgacctcgtgatccacccgccttggcctctcaaagtgctgggattacaggcgtgagccactgtgcccagccaattttatatttttagtagagatggggtttcaccatgttggtcaggctgttctcgaattcctgacttcaggtgatctgcccgcctcggcctcccaaagtgctgggatgacaggtgtgagccaccatgcccagcctatcttgaaattcttaatgactttattttatttttattgtttattttattagagactggggtctcactatgttgtccaggctagccttgaattcctgggtttaagctttcctcccacctcagcctcctgagcagctgggactacaggcatgcaccactgcaccccacttAACTTTCTAACAATGGGCTCCACATTTTCATTTGGCATGGAGACCTGCAAATTACATAGCTGCTCTTGGTTGGAGGGACGTTCAGCTGATAATTCCTGAAGATCCGGAGAGCCAGGTGCCGCTTTCCCTGGGACCCCATGGCCCACAGCCTTCTCTGCTTCCACAACAGCCCCCAGCACTCAGGAGGCCTCAGGTGCTGCAGTGAGAGCTGGGGGATCCACTAGAGAGGGGAGCGTGGGCCTGGGGTTCTAGCAGGCATGGTGAGCAGGTGTCAGGGACGTGGGCCTGGGGTTCCAGGGGGCACGGGGAGCGGGTGTCAGGGTTGCGGGCCTGGGGTTCCAGTGGGCATGGGGAGCAGGTGTCGGGGCACTGCACATCCTCCCTCCTAGGAGGCCCTGTACCCTGGCCCGGGACTCTCACGCCCACCCCCTTGGAGCAAGCGGCAGCAGCTTTGTGGCTATTGGGGCAAGCATGCACCTCAGGCACAGGGCTTGTTCTCTGGCCGCACCCCACCCCATTGCTGGTTAGAATAGCAGCAGACACCAGATCCAGAATGGGCCAGATTCTGACTTCTGGATTCCACGCATTGGTCAGCACCTCTGAGGTCAGGTAGGACAAATTAAGTGCTGCTGGCTGAGGGGCCGGAGTTCCCAGCCTCTCTAGTGATGGGCCCAACCTCAGAGACCTGACTATATACCATCACTTGCTCCTAGCTGTTCCTGCCTTCAAACCCAAGCTGTGGGGTTTGCTTCAGTCAGCTGGAAGGCATTGGCTCTCTGAGGTCCTAGGAGTGTGCAATAGGGGAAGACCTAGGCATCAGAGTGCCTCTCCTGCCCCCGAAATGACCCatgtggaagctgaggcagctTTATTGAAAGGAAGGTCAGTGAGTGGGTCTCACAATTTGATCTGCCCCAGAGTGGGGCTGGGAGGTTACCGAGAACGCAGTCCTGGGGTGGAGGAGGCCCTCAGAATCACACCTCCAGGTGTCACACCTCCAGGTGTCACACCTCCAGGTGTCACACCTCCAGGTTGGACTGAGAGGAGCTGGGCTTGTGACCCGCGGGGTTCTTACGCATCACGGTACCGGCGCTAGGGGGTGGCCAGTGGCGAACCACGTGCCGGTAGGAGGTGGCCAGGTAGTCGAAGTAGTTGATGTTGAGTTTCCGGGCGATGTAACGGCCCAAGTATTCCATTTGCTGTGGAAGCAGGTGGCACTCAACTGGGGCCGGGACAGGACAGACCCCGAGTCGCCGTCCAGGCGTCTCCTTCCCCTACCAGGCAGCATCCCCAGTCCTGCCCGAAGCCCTGGCGCCCTCTCCGGCCCCCAGCAATGAGGACTGCATTGTATTTACCCTCTGCGTGAGGAAACGGCCCCACCCAAAGACCTTAAACAATGATCGGTGTCATCCTGCTCCGAGAGAGGGCGCGTGTCTGGGCGGAACCCACCTCGTAGCGCTCCGACAGCTGCACCAGCACCAGCGGCTCCAACCTGTGGCCGCCGAGGACCAGCTGGAAGAAGCACCTTCCGTAGGCTGCGGGGAGAGTGGATCAGCCGGCCTGACCGCCCCTCTGACCTCCCAAGCGGCCTCCCCGTCCCTGGCCCACCCTCCCGGCCAGTCACCGTCGGAGTTGAGGGCCAGGCGCACGTAGACCAGGTGCAAGGGGCCCTGGCACACGGTGCGGCCCTGGATGGAGAAGTGGTACACGCCGCGCGTGTGGTTCAGCACCAGGCGGCGCCGCGGCAGCGACGAGATCACGAGCCACAGGCCCACGCCCACGCCGTACGCGAGGAAGACCCAGGTCTCCTGCTTCTGTACCTGCGGGCGCCGCAGGCAGCGTCTGTGCTGAGCTGCGCGAGGCCGGCCCTTGGGGGAGGAGGGCGATGGGGGTCGGGCCCAGGGGCTCACACCTCTCTCAGGGAGCCCAAGCTGACCAGGACCACGCAGACGACAAAGAGCAGCATCCCCTTCCACAGCGTGTCCAAGTAGTACTCGAGCACGAACACTGGGGGCGGCGCGGCGCATGAGGACGCCCCGGCCCTGCCCGCAGCCGAGGGTGGCGGTGCCAGGGCTTGGCCCTGACTGGCTGGGTCCGCGCAGGGCTAGGGGAGGCGGTGTCTCGCCTGAGGTGTCTCCGCCCCCAGGAGCACCGACTGGCCCCGCCCAGGGCCCTGGCTCTGCCCACCTGGCTCCGCCCTATTCAGGCCCGTCCCCGGACCCGCCCCGCCCCGCCAAGCCTTGCGCGCACCGTTTGGCTGCTGCTGCATGAATGGGTAGAAGCTATTGTTTTTGAGGCGCCTGGCCAGGTGGCGCTCCGGACAGGAGAGTCCTAGGGACCAGAGCTGGAAGCGCCAGCCGATGGAGGTCGCGGGCAGGCTGCCGGGCCTGGCCTTAGGGATCTGCGTCAGGCAGAGGTGGTCAGCCTGGCCGCTCGCCCGCTGCCGCCGCCCACTGCCCACAACGACGCTCCTACCTGGGTGAGCAAATTCTCCAGGGCTGCAGGCCCAGGAAGGAGCAGGAGCTCATAGGCGACTGGCAGGGCAGCGAGGCCAGGGAACTGCCCAGGGTGGACCGCGCACGGGTTCTAGAACTTCTGGGCAGGTTCTAGAAGGGGCCGCTCTGTTAACCACCTCTTAGGGAGTCCGGGGTGAGGTCGTGTGGTGGGCATTAACTTCTTGGCCGTCCATCCACTGGAGGCCCCCTGTATGGCCTGTTCACAGTCCTCATCTgaagggtggatggatggacaccCCAGGCCTGAGCTGGAGAGAAATTTGCAGGCAGTGACCCCTCAATGAGCCCCACAGCTGGGCGGGGCCCCACCTCTCCCCCCACATGCAACCACAGACAAGCTCACCAGTGTTCCTGAGGGTAGAACACACACACTGGAGACAACAGTGGGCAGGCAAAGACATGGCCACCTGCAGGCCTAAGAGCCCATGGGGCAATCCTGACCCCACAACACACAGGCTCTGGGTCGGCTGTAGCCCCAGTGGCTCCATCAGATATAACCCGTTGCCCAACCCTACCCTGAGGACCACACACATAGAGCTCCCAAAAacgttttatttaaaaaaaatgctcaaatatCTGAAATTGGGCAAAGGTAGGGGGTGGGCAGGCGGGCTGAGGTGTCCTAGGTCTGTGGCTGCCTAGCTGGGCAAGGGGCTGGTGAGCAGCTGCTCCAGACACCACTGGACTTCCTCCAGGCCCCGGTAGGCCCGCTTCAGACCCCGGGGAAGGCAGCGGCAGGACTCCAGGTTGAGGTAGAGCAGGCCTGGGCAGCTGCTGATCACAGAGCTGTGGGGAGGGCAGGCCACGGGAAGTTGAGCTGTTGCCCCAGAAGGGCTGGGCCAGGCTAGGGAGCTGTGCCTGCTGGTGTTCCacacctggctctgccacccataGCCACCAAGGCCAAGCCCAGTTCCCCCTGGTGTCCCTAAGCCCACCCCACACTGGGGCTTGGACAGTATGCATGCCCCTCTGACCCCTGCAGCTCTCAGGCCAGGCAGGACACCACTTCCAGGCCCCAGGCAGATGCAGTGACAGCCACTCTGGCTCCAGGGACTGGGGTAGGGGATGCTGACCTGACTGTGCTGGGTGTGACCCGGGTGCCCCTGAGGTTAAGAGAGCACAGGGCTGGGTGTGAGCCCCCAGGGGTGCTTAAGAAGGCAGCCAGGGCCTGCTCCAGGTCCTTCTCACTGAAACCCTGGCCGCTCAAGTCCAGTTCTCGCAGTGTATGGCACCACTTCTGAGTCAACAAGGGGCTGCCCTCCTTGGCTAGAGTCAGCCGGTCTGACGTGCCATACAGGCCCAGATGCAGCTGCTCCAGCTCTGCAGTGAGAGGAGTGAGCATAAGCTGCAGGGCGACAAGGACTCCCACAACTCACCCGCCCAGCCACCACCCAGGACCGCTGACCCTGGCACGGCACAAGGGTCCCGACACCTCACCCATTCAGCCACCACCCACACCTCACCTGCCTGCCCACCACCCAGGACCACTGACCCCAGCATGGCACAAGGGCCCCCACACCTCATGCGCCTGGCCACAACCCAGAACCACTGACCCCGACACGGCAGATCCTGAAGGCCAGCCGGCGTAATGCGCGCACAGCCACGAAGATCCAGTAAGCGCAAGTTGGGAGAGCGGTGGAGTAGGCGGCCCAGGACCTCGTTGCTCACAAAGTTGCAGGTTGAGCTTGCCAGGCAGAGTTCCTCCAGGCTGGGGAAACCTGGTCCGGGAGCCACCCCTCGTCCCAGAGGCTTGGGCAGCCACATCAGGTTCAGCAGCCGCAGCACCTGGGGGCAAGGCCCAGGCTGTAGATAGGGGAGCATATAAAAGGTGGGAGAGGCAGGGCGCCAGGTACCTGGAGCTGGGGGCAGCCTTTCTGCAGAGCCTCAACAGGCAGCTGAAGGGGAATGCTGTTACGGTTGATGCCGGTGCTCACCTCCAGGACCTGGAGCTGGGGGCAGCAGCTGCCCTGCAGAGGTGAGGGGAAGGGGGTCACAGGGTCAGTGGCCTGGCAGTCCGCAGCTCAGCATCTGGCTGTGCTCCCACCAGTGCCAACCTACCAGCAGTGCACCCAGGATGGCTGTCGTCTGGGAGCTGTAAGTCAGCCACAACTTGCGCATTCGGGACCCTGCCTCCTCCAAGAAGCTCACCACAGCTGTGGACTCCACCTAGGGTCCCAATACAAGAGCACTCGTCACCCCAGTCTGGGCTTTCTCAGGGCCCCATGGGACACAGGGCTCACCATGGAGTGCTGTAGGTCCAGGCTATGGAGCTGGCAGCAGGCTTTGGCTAGCATGACCAGAGCATCAGCAGTCACACCGTGGCAGCCGGAGAGCTTTAGGAAAGTGAGCCGAGGACAGGACTCGCCTACCAGCTGCGGGGAGACAGAGGGGCAGCTGGGGTTGGGAGAGAGCAGGCTAAGATCCACAAGGGAAACAAACAGGTGGCTGGTGCCAACCCCACTCTATCGCCTTAGCTGTGACCTCCTTTCTGCCCATGCCAGGCCTACTTGGGTGTCCCCGCCTCTGACACCTCCCTGCTGGAGGAAACAGCAGGAAAGGAGaaccaggcaggcaggcaggcatccCCATGGAGCAGCGTTGGGTCCCCAAGGTGCCTGACCCACTTCCTAGAGTACTCAACAGTCCCAGAGGGTCACAGCTGGTGTGCAGGGCAGCCTGGAGCTCTCACCTTCAGCACGGGGTATACCTGAGACTTCCAGTGGATGAGGGTCAGCCTCTGGAGCTGTGAAAACCTGGGCCGACAGCAGAGGCAGAGCTGCACTAATGTTCCCACACGAGTCCTTCCCACCCAACACCTTGGTGCAGGGAGACAGAAGGAGCCTGGAGCCAGGGGACAAGGAAAGAGGGAAACCCTCACCGATTAGGCATAAGCCACTCCAGGGAAGCAAGGAGCTTCTTCTCTGCCTTGACCCTGCCCTTGGCAGGCCGGCCGGCCAGCGGGGACGACAGGGTCACGGTGTGCCAGAGTGCGGGTTGGGAAGCGGCCTCCTGCCAGCGGCGGCACACGCGCGCAGCCCTGGGAGGACAGCGTGCTGAGGATGCCGGCCCCTTCGTAGGCGATACCCCCTCTCGCAGCGCAGTGGACATCCCGGCTCAAAGCCGGGCTCCTGGGACTCCAACTGGGCGCCTAAGGGGCTGCGCTCTCGGGCGGAGGGGTGCGCGCTGCGATGCTTTCGCCCTCCGCCCCCGCCCGGGCCACTGCTCGGACCACGTCTGGCCCAAGTCGCTGCGCTCGGCGACGGGCCCGGCAGCAGAGTTACCTGCCGAGGAAGGGCATGGGCCCGTCCGCCGCCACCAACAACCCGAAAATCTGCACCAGGATTTCCAAGGGAATGCGGTCTCCCCAGCCCGCGTCGGGCCCTTCCTCGGGCGTGGGCGCGGGTACGGGCGAGGGCGCCGGGTCGGGCCTGAGCGTGGCCTTGGGCTTGGCCGCGGCGTGGCCCGGGGTCGGCTGCCGGGGAGTGCGGCGGACAGCGCGCCGCTGTGCGCGGGTCCGGGCGGGTCCGGGTTCGGACAGCACCAGCAGCATGCTGTCGGACGGAAGCAGGTGGTACCCCGAGCCGCTCGGCGCCAGCCGGTCCCACCACCAGTCCTCGGCCGAGCGGGCCCGCGGCGCTGCCCGAGCTCTGCGCCGGACCTGCCGGGAGGCCGGGGCAGCCATGACCACCGACAGCCCTTGGGGCAGCTTCAGGGAGCGGAACGGGCGGGGCTTACAGACCAACAGCCCCCCGACTCTTCTCAGCGCCCGCCCGCTGACCCGCTTCCGGGGCGGGACTTCCGGCCGTGGGCCATGCCGGGGGCGGGCCCGGAGTTGCGGCGGGTGAGTCCGGTGGTGGCTGCTGTCCGGTCCTGCGCTGTCTGGACTGAGGTGGCGTCCCTGGGTCGGACGGCGGCGTCCTGGCGTGGCGGGAAGCCGGTACTAGAGCGGGAGCGCACTGGGCGCGGGACCGGGAGGCGCAGGGACCGGACGGCTCCCGGGTCGCCCACCTGAAGCTGGTGAGAGGGCGGCGCCCCTCCGGGCAGAGCCGCCCCGGCCACTCCCCTGGGATCTGACTTGGCTCCTGCGGTCCCGGGCGCCTCGAAGCCCTGGGGCGTGCGTGGCTCCTGCTGGTAGGCGCCTTGTCCCCGTGTCCGGCTTGGGGTGGTGGTTGCGGTGACTTCAACCCCGCATCTCCCTGGAGAGGAGGTCTCCACTCGCTCCTTCGGCCTCCTCCCCTGGGGCCTCAGCGACTCAGGCCGGCTTCCTGGTTCCCTACCTGCCGGCGGGTCCCGACGCTGGCGGGCGGTGCTGCTGGGTACGTTTTAGCCAATCCTCCCCATCCCCGCTCCTGCCCGGGACTTCCGCAGTTCCCCTGGTCTCACCCTGTTCTGATTCCGGCTCTGTATCCTGCCTAATTGTCTGCTTCTTTCAAGCTAGAAGAGGTCTTCAGTTCCCAGAAGAGCCAAAGCGTCTCTGGACCCAGGTGGGAAAAGAACTGGCTGTGACCTTTGCCCTGACCTGGAAGAGCGCAGCCTTGGGCTGAATGGCAGCACCCACGCCCGGCCATCCGGTGCTGACCCACCTGCTGGTGGCTCTCTTCGGCATGGGCTCCTGGGCTGCGGTCAATGGGATCTGGGTGGAGCTACCTGTGGTGGTCAAAGAGCTTCCGGAGGGTGAGTGGGAGGAGGTGCAGGTGTGCCCAGGAAGGTGGGCTCTGTCAGTTCTTCTTCCCTTGGGCATCGTGCCCCTGACATGGCCTCCTCCCTTCCTTGCAGGTTGGAGCCTCCCCTCCTACGTCTCTGTGCTTGTGGCGCTGGGGAACCTGGGTCTGCTGGTGGTGACCCTTTGGAGGCGACTGGCCCCAGGAAAGGGCGAGCGGGTCCCCATCCGGGTGGTGCAGGTGCTGAGCATGGTGGGCACAGCCCTCTTGGCCTTTCTGTGGCACCACGTGGTCCCAGTGGCAGGACAGTCGCATTCCGTGGCCTTCCTAGCACTGGCCTTTGTGCTGGCGCTGGCATGCTGTGCCTCTAATGTCACTTTCCTGCCCTTCCTGAGCCACCTGCCACCTCACTTCTTACGATCATTCTTCCTGGGTCAAGGCCTGAGTGCCCTGCTGCCCTGCGTGCTGGCCCTAGTGCAGGGTGTGGGCCGCCTTGAGTGCCCGCCAGCCCCCATCAACGGCACCCCTGGCCCCCCGCTCCACTTCCTTGAGCGTTTTTCCGCCAGCACCTTCTTCTGGGCACTGACTGCCCTTCTGGTTGCTTCAGCTGCTGCCTTTCAGGGTCTCCTGCTGCTGTTGCCACCACCATCTGTACCCACAGGGGGCTTAGGATCAGGCCTCCAGGTGGGAGCCCCAGGAGCAGAGGAAG
This region of Rhinopithecus roxellana isolate Shanxi Qingling chromosome 17, ASM756505v1, whole genome shotgun sequence genomic DNA includes:
- the SLC52A2 gene encoding solute carrier family 52, riboflavin transporter, member 2 isoform X1 codes for the protein MAAPTPGHPVLTHLLVALFGMGSWAAVNGIWVELPVVVKELPEGWSLPSYVSVLVALGNLGLLVVTLWRRLAPGKGERVPIRVVQVLSMVGTALLAFLWHHVVPVAGQSHSVAFLALAFVLALACCASNVTFLPFLSHLPPHFLRSFFLGQGLSALLPCVLALVQGVGRLECPPAPINGTPGPPLHFLERFSASTFFWALTALLVASAAAFQGLLLLLPPPSVPTGGLGSGLQVGAPGAEEEVEEASPLQEPPSQAAGTTPGPDPKTYQLLSAHSACLLGLLAATNALTNGVLPAVQSFSCLPYGRLAYHLAVVLGSAANPLACFLAMGVLCRSLAGLGGLSLLGVLFGGYLMALAVLSPCPPLVGTSAGVVLVVSTGDEKWGGALPRIRHISRSAASVTPQVLSWVLCLGVFSYVKVAASSLLHGGGRPALLAAGMAIQVGSLLGAVAMFPPTSIYHVFHSRKDCADPCDS
- the SLC52A2 gene encoding solute carrier family 52, riboflavin transporter, member 2 isoform X2, which gives rise to MAAPTPGHPVLTHLLVALFGMGSWAAVNGIWVELPVVVKELPEGWSLPSYVSVLVALGNLGLLVVTLWRRLAPGKGERVPIRVVQVLSMVGTALLAFLWHHVVPVAGQSHSVAFLALAFVLALACCASNVTFLPFLSHLPPHFLRSFFLGQGLSALLPCVLALVQGVGRLECPPAPINGTPGPPLHFLERFSASTFFWALTALLVASAAAFQGLLLLLPPPSVPTGGLGSGLQVGAPGAEEEVEEASPLQEPPSQAAGTTPGPDPKTYQLLSAHSACLLGLLAATNALTNGVLPAVQSFSCLPYGRLAYHLAVVLGSAANPLACFLAMGVLCRSLAGLGGLSLLGVLFGGYLMALAVLSPCPPLVGTSAGVVLVVLSWVLCLGVFSYVKVAASSLLHGGGRPALLAAGMAIQVGSLLGAVAMFPPTSIYHVFHSRKDCADPCDS